One part of the Rutidosis leptorrhynchoides isolate AG116_Rl617_1_P2 chromosome 1, CSIRO_AGI_Rlap_v1, whole genome shotgun sequence genome encodes these proteins:
- the LOC139885552 gene encoding villin-4-like isoform X1: MSVSMRDLDPAFQGAGQKAGIEVWRIENFKPVAIPQSSHGKFFTGDSYVILKTVALKSGALRHDIHYWLGKDTSQDEAGTAALKTVELDAALGGRAVQYREVQGHETERFLSYFKPCIIPQEGGVSSGFKHVEPEEYKIRMFTCQGKHVVHVKEVPFARSSLNHDDIFILDTANKIFQFNGSNSCIQERAKALEVVQHLKDTYHDGKCDIATVEDGKLMSDAETGEFWGFFGGFAPLPRKTVTDNIKSADTIPTQLLCVEKGQTEPVVAESLTKNLLDTNKCYLLDCGPELYVWMGRSTSLDDRKVASGAAEEYLRSQDRLKSHIIRVIENFETVTFRSKFAAWPQSTEVAVSEDGRGKVAALLKRQGVNVKGLLKVAPAKEEPQPYIDCTGNLQVWRVNGEEKILLPVPDQSKFYSGECYVFQYSYPGEDQDECLIGTWFGRQSVEKERTSATSLANKMIESLKFMAAQLQIFEGNEPVLFFAIFQSFVVFKGGVSDGYKTFISEKELPDETYKEDGVALFRVQGSGPENMQAIQVEPVASSLNSSYCYILLSGSSVFTWIGNLTTPEVQELVERQLDVIKPNMQSKLQKEDSESELFWEIIGGKSEYPSQKIARDAESDPHLFSCTFIQGDLKVTEIYNFNQDDLMTEDIFILDCHSSIFVWVGQQVDQKLKTEALVIGEKFLKHDFLLEKLSLETPLYIISEGSGPQFFTHFFTWDSTKSAMHGNSFQRKLSLIKNGGRPTLNNKPKRRAPVSHERRSVATTEKPQRSRSVSFSPDRVRVRGRSPAFNALASTFENANARNLSTPPPQVRKPYPKSGPTDSSNDPSRSTAIASLTATFEQPPREPLMPRSIKPQSKSPPKTELNSKENSMSSKMESLTIQEDVKENEVEDEEGLTLYPYERLTTVSTDPAADIDVTKRETYLSSAEFREKFGMTKEAFYKLPKWKQNKLKMALQLF, translated from the exons AGGAATTGAAGTGTGGCGTATCGAGAATTTTAAGCCGGTGGCTATTCCACAGTCTTCTCATGGCAAATTTTTTACAGGGGACTCTTATGTTATTTTAAAG ACTGTTGCTTTGAAAAGTGGCGCATTACGTCATGACATCCATTATTGGCTAGGTAAAGATACCAGTCAG GATGAAGCTGGAACAGCAGCCCTGAAGACGGTTGAACTCGATGCAGCTCTTGGAGGACGCGCTGTTCAGTATCGTGAAGTACAAGGACATGAAACAGAAAGGTTCCTTTCCTACTTTAAACCATGCATTATACCTCAAGAAGGTGGAGTTTCATCTGGTTTCAAGCACGTTGAACCTGAAGAATACAAGATTCGTATGTTTACTTGCCAAGGAAAGCACGTAGTTCATGTAAAAGAG GTTCCTTTTGCTCGATCATCACTTAATCATGATGACATATTTATCTTGGATACAGCGAATAAGATATTCCAGTTTAATGGTTCCAATTCATGCATTCAAGAACGCGCTAAAGCGTTAGAGGTTGTGCAACATCTTAAAGATACTTATCATGATGGAAAATGTGACATCGCCACTGttg AGGATGGAAAATTGATGTCTGATGCTGAAACCGGGGAGTTTTGGGGTTTCTTTGGTGGCTTTGCTCCACTACCCAGGAAAACAGTAACAGATAACATCAAAAGTGCCGATACTATTCCGACTCAACTCTTGTG tGTCGAGAAGGGGCAGACAGAACCTGTTGTTGCTGAATCATTGACAAAGAATTTGCTCGATACAAATAAATGTTATCTTCTGGATTGCGGGCCGGAACTTTATGTATGGATGGGAAGAAGTACATCTCTTGATGATAGAAAAGTTGCAAGTGGAGCTGCAGAA GAATACTTGCGTAGTCAAGATAGACTAAAGTCCCATATCATCCGTGTAATTGAGAATTTCGAAACTGTAACTTTCCGATCGAAGTTTGCTGCATGGCCTCAATCAACTGAGGTGGCTGTTTCTGAAGATGGTAGAGGCAAAGTGGCGG CACTTTTAAAGCGCCAAGGGGTCAATGTGAAGGGTCTACTCAAAGTTGCCCCTGCTAAGGAGGAACCTCAACCATATATAGATTGTACTGGAAATTTGCAG GTTTGGCGTGTAAATGGCGAAGAGAAGATTCTTCTTCCAGTCCCTGATCAGTCAAAGTTTTACAGTGGAGAATGTTATGTCTTCCAATATTCATATCCTGGAGAAGATCAAGATGAATGCCTTATAGGGACATGGTTCGGAAGACAAAGTGTTGAG AAAGAACGGACTTCTGCTACCTCACTGGCAAATAAGATGATTGAGTCACTCAAGTTTATGGCTGCTCAG CTGCAAATTTTCGAAGGAAATGAACCTGTTCTGTTCTTTGCTATCTTCCAAAGCTTTGTGGTTTTTAAG GGCGGTGTAAGTGATGGATACAAGACTTTTATATCAGAAAAGGAACTACCTGATGAAACTTATAAAGAAGATGGGGTTGCATTATTTCGAGTTCAGGGCTCTGGACCTGAAAACATGCAAGCAATCCAAGTTGAACCT GTGGCGTCATCATTGAACTCCTCTTACTGTTACATACTACTCTCCGGTTCTTCTGTTTTTACATGGATTGGAAATTTAACAACCCCCGAGGTCCAGGAACTTGTCGAGAGGCAACTGGatgtgataaag CCAAATATGCAGTCCAAGTTACAAAAGGAGGATTCAGAGTCAGAACTTTTTTGGGAAATTATTGGTGGAAAGTCTGAGTACCCGAGTCAAAAGATTGCAAGAGATGCTGAAAGTGATCCCCATTTGTTCTCTTGTACATTCATACAAG GAGACTTGAAG GTCACTGAGATTTACAATTTCAACCAGGATGATTTAATGACTGAAGATATATTTATTCTTGATTGTCATTCAAGCATCTTCGTTTGGGTAGGGCAGCAGGTTGATCAGAAACTTAAAACAGAAGCGTTAGTTATTGGGGAG AAGTTCCTGAAACATGATTTTCTTCTTGAGAAATTATCACTTGAAACTCCACTGTATATTATATCGGAGGGAAGTGGACCACAGTTCTTTACACATTTCTTCACATGGGATTCAACTAAATCTGCA ATGCATGGAAACTCGTTCCAAAGGAAGCTATCGCTAATAAAAAATGGAGGTCGTCCAACTTTGAATAAT AAACCAAAAAGGCGAGCACCTGTATCACACGAAAGGAGGTCAGTAGCGACAACTGAAAAACCCCAACGTTCAAGAAGTGTCTCTTTTAGCCCAGACCGCGTTCGTGTCAGAGGCAGATCTCCAGCCTTTAATGCTCTTGCTTCCACATTTGAGAACGCAAACGCAAGGAACCTATCTACTCCCCCTCCTCAAGTGAGAAAACCTTATCCAAAATCTGGGCCCACTGATTCCTCTAACGATCCCTCTAGGTCCACTGCAATAGCATCGCTTACCGCCACTTTCGAACAACCTCCACGAGAACCTCTCATGCCCCGTTCTATTAAAC CTCAATCCAAATCGCCACCAAAGACCGAGCTGAACTCCAAGGAAAACTCGATGAGCAGTAAAATGGAATCATTAACAATACAAGAAGATGTTAAAGAAAATGAAGTTGAAGATGAGGAAGGGCTCACATTGTACCCATATGAACGACTTACAACAGTATCTACCGACCCTGCTGCAGATATTGATGTAACCAAGAGAGAG ACATACCTGTCGTCAGCTGAGTTCAGAGAGAAGTTTGGAATGACCAAAGAAGCCTTCTACAAGCTGCCAAAGTGGAAGCAAAATAAATTAAAAATGGCGCTTCAGCTGTTTTGA
- the LOC139885552 gene encoding villin-4-like isoform X2, protein MSVSMRDLDPAFQGAGQKAGIEVWRIENFKPVAIPQSSHGKFFTGDSYVILKTVALKSGALRHDIHYWLGKDTSQDEAGTAALKTVELDAALGGRAVQYREVQGHETERFLSYFKPCIIPQEGGVSSGFKHVEPEEYKIRMFTCQGKHVVHVKEVPFARSSLNHDDIFILDTANKIFQFNGSNSCIQERAKALEVVQHLKDTYHDGKCDIATVEDGKLMSDAETGEFWGFFGGFAPLPRKTVTDNIKSADTIPTQLLCVEKGQTEPVVAESLTKNLLDTNKCYLLDCGPELYVWMGRSTSLDDRKVASGAAEEYLRSQDRLKSHIIRVIENFETVTFRSKFAAWPQSTEVAVSEDGRGKVAALLKRQGVNVKGLLKVAPAKEEPQPYIDCTGNLQVWRVNGEEKILLPVPDQSKFYSGECYVFQYSYPGEDQDECLIGTWFGRQSVEKERTSATSLANKMIESLKFMAAQLQIFEGNEPVLFFAIFQSFVVFKGGVSDGYKTFISEKELPDETYKEDGVALFRVQGSGPENMQAIQVEPELVERQLDVIKPNMQSKLQKEDSESELFWEIIGGKSEYPSQKIARDAESDPHLFSCTFIQGDLKVTEIYNFNQDDLMTEDIFILDCHSSIFVWVGQQVDQKLKTEALVIGEKFLKHDFLLEKLSLETPLYIISEGSGPQFFTHFFTWDSTKSAMHGNSFQRKLSLIKNGGRPTLNNKPKRRAPVSHERRSVATTEKPQRSRSVSFSPDRVRVRGRSPAFNALASTFENANARNLSTPPPQVRKPYPKSGPTDSSNDPSRSTAIASLTATFEQPPREPLMPRSIKPQSKSPPKTELNSKENSMSSKMESLTIQEDVKENEVEDEEGLTLYPYERLTTVSTDPAADIDVTKRETYLSSAEFREKFGMTKEAFYKLPKWKQNKLKMALQLF, encoded by the exons AGGAATTGAAGTGTGGCGTATCGAGAATTTTAAGCCGGTGGCTATTCCACAGTCTTCTCATGGCAAATTTTTTACAGGGGACTCTTATGTTATTTTAAAG ACTGTTGCTTTGAAAAGTGGCGCATTACGTCATGACATCCATTATTGGCTAGGTAAAGATACCAGTCAG GATGAAGCTGGAACAGCAGCCCTGAAGACGGTTGAACTCGATGCAGCTCTTGGAGGACGCGCTGTTCAGTATCGTGAAGTACAAGGACATGAAACAGAAAGGTTCCTTTCCTACTTTAAACCATGCATTATACCTCAAGAAGGTGGAGTTTCATCTGGTTTCAAGCACGTTGAACCTGAAGAATACAAGATTCGTATGTTTACTTGCCAAGGAAAGCACGTAGTTCATGTAAAAGAG GTTCCTTTTGCTCGATCATCACTTAATCATGATGACATATTTATCTTGGATACAGCGAATAAGATATTCCAGTTTAATGGTTCCAATTCATGCATTCAAGAACGCGCTAAAGCGTTAGAGGTTGTGCAACATCTTAAAGATACTTATCATGATGGAAAATGTGACATCGCCACTGttg AGGATGGAAAATTGATGTCTGATGCTGAAACCGGGGAGTTTTGGGGTTTCTTTGGTGGCTTTGCTCCACTACCCAGGAAAACAGTAACAGATAACATCAAAAGTGCCGATACTATTCCGACTCAACTCTTGTG tGTCGAGAAGGGGCAGACAGAACCTGTTGTTGCTGAATCATTGACAAAGAATTTGCTCGATACAAATAAATGTTATCTTCTGGATTGCGGGCCGGAACTTTATGTATGGATGGGAAGAAGTACATCTCTTGATGATAGAAAAGTTGCAAGTGGAGCTGCAGAA GAATACTTGCGTAGTCAAGATAGACTAAAGTCCCATATCATCCGTGTAATTGAGAATTTCGAAACTGTAACTTTCCGATCGAAGTTTGCTGCATGGCCTCAATCAACTGAGGTGGCTGTTTCTGAAGATGGTAGAGGCAAAGTGGCGG CACTTTTAAAGCGCCAAGGGGTCAATGTGAAGGGTCTACTCAAAGTTGCCCCTGCTAAGGAGGAACCTCAACCATATATAGATTGTACTGGAAATTTGCAG GTTTGGCGTGTAAATGGCGAAGAGAAGATTCTTCTTCCAGTCCCTGATCAGTCAAAGTTTTACAGTGGAGAATGTTATGTCTTCCAATATTCATATCCTGGAGAAGATCAAGATGAATGCCTTATAGGGACATGGTTCGGAAGACAAAGTGTTGAG AAAGAACGGACTTCTGCTACCTCACTGGCAAATAAGATGATTGAGTCACTCAAGTTTATGGCTGCTCAG CTGCAAATTTTCGAAGGAAATGAACCTGTTCTGTTCTTTGCTATCTTCCAAAGCTTTGTGGTTTTTAAG GGCGGTGTAAGTGATGGATACAAGACTTTTATATCAGAAAAGGAACTACCTGATGAAACTTATAAAGAAGATGGGGTTGCATTATTTCGAGTTCAGGGCTCTGGACCTGAAAACATGCAAGCAATCCAAGTTGAACCT GAACTTGTCGAGAGGCAACTGGatgtgataaag CCAAATATGCAGTCCAAGTTACAAAAGGAGGATTCAGAGTCAGAACTTTTTTGGGAAATTATTGGTGGAAAGTCTGAGTACCCGAGTCAAAAGATTGCAAGAGATGCTGAAAGTGATCCCCATTTGTTCTCTTGTACATTCATACAAG GAGACTTGAAG GTCACTGAGATTTACAATTTCAACCAGGATGATTTAATGACTGAAGATATATTTATTCTTGATTGTCATTCAAGCATCTTCGTTTGGGTAGGGCAGCAGGTTGATCAGAAACTTAAAACAGAAGCGTTAGTTATTGGGGAG AAGTTCCTGAAACATGATTTTCTTCTTGAGAAATTATCACTTGAAACTCCACTGTATATTATATCGGAGGGAAGTGGACCACAGTTCTTTACACATTTCTTCACATGGGATTCAACTAAATCTGCA ATGCATGGAAACTCGTTCCAAAGGAAGCTATCGCTAATAAAAAATGGAGGTCGTCCAACTTTGAATAAT AAACCAAAAAGGCGAGCACCTGTATCACACGAAAGGAGGTCAGTAGCGACAACTGAAAAACCCCAACGTTCAAGAAGTGTCTCTTTTAGCCCAGACCGCGTTCGTGTCAGAGGCAGATCTCCAGCCTTTAATGCTCTTGCTTCCACATTTGAGAACGCAAACGCAAGGAACCTATCTACTCCCCCTCCTCAAGTGAGAAAACCTTATCCAAAATCTGGGCCCACTGATTCCTCTAACGATCCCTCTAGGTCCACTGCAATAGCATCGCTTACCGCCACTTTCGAACAACCTCCACGAGAACCTCTCATGCCCCGTTCTATTAAAC CTCAATCCAAATCGCCACCAAAGACCGAGCTGAACTCCAAGGAAAACTCGATGAGCAGTAAAATGGAATCATTAACAATACAAGAAGATGTTAAAGAAAATGAAGTTGAAGATGAGGAAGGGCTCACATTGTACCCATATGAACGACTTACAACAGTATCTACCGACCCTGCTGCAGATATTGATGTAACCAAGAGAGAG ACATACCTGTCGTCAGCTGAGTTCAGAGAGAAGTTTGGAATGACCAAAGAAGCCTTCTACAAGCTGCCAAAGTGGAAGCAAAATAAATTAAAAATGGCGCTTCAGCTGTTTTGA